Proteins from a single region of Mustela erminea isolate mMusErm1 chromosome X, mMusErm1.Pri, whole genome shotgun sequence:
- the USP27X gene encoding ubiquitin carboxyl-terminal hydrolase 27: MGKGTCLLGPSGLGSSAPRDLGSRPVPRLALGLRPSREGQNPGKRGLAAGAASARGLRREDSRGASPASAAASFSESPFWVQLSQPPRSLRPGGGHPRSAWPPRRHAQWPPEPCEQGEEPPPVEAEEVEEAETAETAEKAERKVEAEAKVEGKVEAAGKVEAAGKVDAAGKVETAEGPGRRLELKLEPEPEPVLEAEQEPKREPKQELEDENPARSGGGGSSDEVPPPTLPSDPPRAPDPSPRRSRAPRRRPRPRPQTRLRTPPQPRPRPPPRPRPRRGPGGGCLDVDFAVGPPGCSHVNSFKVGENWRQELRVIYQCFVWCGTPETRKSKAKSCICHVCGTHLNRLHSCLSCVFFGCFTEKHIHEHAETKQHNLAVDLYYGGIYCFMCKDYVYDKDIEQIAKEEQGEALKLQASTSTEVSHQQCSVPGLGEKYPTWETTKPELELLGHNPRRRRITSSFTIGLRGLINLGNTCFMNCIVQALTHTPILRDFFLSDRHRCEMPSPELCLVCEMSSLFRELYSGNPSPHVPYKLLHLVWIHARHLAGYRQQDAHEFLIAALDVLHRHCKGDDAGKAANNPNHCNCIIDQIFTGGLQSDVTCQACHGVSTTIDPCWDISLDLPGSCTSFWPMSPGRESSVNGESHLPGITTLTDCLRRFTRPEHLGSSAKIKCGSCQSYQESTKQLTMNKLPVVACFHFKRFEHSAKQRRKITTYISFPLELDMTPFMASSKESRMNGQLQLPTNSANDENKYSLFAVVNHQGTLESGHYTSFIRHHKDQWFKCDDAVITKASIKDVLDSEGYLLFYHKQVLEHESEKVKEMSTQAY, translated from the exons ATGGGCAAAGGGACGTGCCTCCTCGGACCCAGCGGCCTTGGGAGCTCGGCCCCTCGGGATCTGGGGTCCAGGCCTGTCCCCAGATTGGCCCTGGGGCTTCGTCCTTCTCGGGAGGGGCAGAACCCGGG GAAACGGGGCCTGGCTGCCGGAGCGGCCTCCGCTAGGGGGCTACGGCGGGAGGATTCCCGGGGGGCGTCGCCTGCTTCCGCCGCCGCCTCCTTCAGTGAAAGTCCCTTTTGGGTCCAGCTGTCACAGCCGCCGCGCTCCCTCAGGCCGGGCGGGGGACACCCCAGGTCTGCGTGGCCCCCGCGCCGCCACGCCCAGTGGCCGCCCGAGCCctgcgagcagggggaggagccgcCGCCAGTGGAGGCGGAGGAGGTAGAGGAGGCGGAGACGGCGGAGACGGCGGAGAAGGCGGAGAGGAAGGTGGAGGCGGAGGCGAAGGTGGAGGGGAAGGTGGAGGCGGCGGGGAAGGTGGAGGCGGCGGGGAAGGTGGACGCCGCCGGGAAGGTGGAGACCGCGGAGGGTCCGGGCCGCCGGCTTGAGCTCAAGCTGGAGCCCGAACCCGAGCCGGTACTGGAGGCGGAGCAGGAGCCGAAGCGGGAGCCGAAGCAGGAGCTGGAGGATGAGAACCCAGCGCGGAGCGGCGGTGGCGGCAGCAGCGACGAggttcctccccccacccttccctccgACCCCCCACGGGCCCCCGATCCCTCTCCGCGGCGCAGTCGTGCCCCCCGCCGCCGACCCCGGCCACGACCACAGACCCGGCTCCGTACCCCGCCGCAGCCTAGGCcacggcccccgccccggccccggccccggcgcgGCCCTGGGGGCGGATGCCTGGATGTGGATTTCGCTGTGGGTCCACCAGGCTGTTCCCACGTGAACAGCTTTAAGGTGGGAGAGAACTGGAGGCAGGAACTGCGGGTGATCTACCAGTGCTTCGTGTGGTGTGGAACCCCAGAGACCAGGAAAAGCAAGGCAAAGTCGTGCATCTGCCATGTGTGTGGCACCCATTTGAACAGACTTCACTCTTGCCTTTCCTGTGTCTTCTTTGGCTGCTTCACAGAGAAACACATTCACGAGCACGCTGAGACGAAGCAGCACAACTTAGCCGTAGACCTTTATTATGGAGGTATATACTGCTTTATGTGTAAGGACTATGTATATGACAAAGACATTGAGCAAATTGCCAAAGAAGAGCAAGGAGAGGCTTTGAAATTACAAGCCTCCACCTCAACTGAGGTTTCTCACCAGCAGTGTTCAGTGCCGGGACTCGGGGAGAAGTACCCGACCTGGGAGACAACCAAACCCGAGTTAGAACTGCTGGGACACAACCCAAGGAGGAGAAGAATCACATCGAGCTTCACCATCGGCTTAAGAGGACTGATCAATCTCGGCAACACGTGCTTTATGAACTGCATCGTCCAGGCCCTCACCCACACGCCCATCCTGAGagatttcttcctctctgaccGGCACAGATGTGAAATGCCAAGCCCTGAGTTGTGTCTGGTCTGTGAGATGTCGTCGCTTTTTCGGGAGCTGTACTCTGGAAACCCGTCTCCTCACGTTCCTTACAAGTTGCTGCACCTGGTATGGATACACGCCCGTCACTTAGCAGGATACAGGCAACAGGATGCCCACGAGTTCCTCATTGCGGCCTTAGATGTCCTGCACAGGCACTGCAAAGGGGATGATGCTGGGAAGGCCGCCAACAATCCCAACCACTGTAACTGCATCATAGACCAAATCTTCACAGGTGGCCTGCAGTCCGATGTCACCTGTCAAGCCTGCCATGGCGTCTCCACCACCATAGACCCATGCTGGGACATCAGTTTGGACTTGCCTGGCTCTTGCACCTCCTTCTGGCCCATGAGCCCAGGGAGGGAGAGCAGTGTGAACGGGGAAAGCCACCTGCCAGGAATCACCACCCTCACGGACTGCCTGCGAAGGTTTACGAGGCCAGAGCACTTGGGAAGTAGTGCCAAAATCAAGTGTGGTAGTTGCCAAAGCTACCAGGAATCTACCAAACAGCTCACCATGAATAAGTTACCTGTTGTTGCCTGTTTTCATTTCAAACGGTTTGAACACTCAGCCAAGCAGAGGCGCAAGATCACTACCTACATATCCTTCCCTCTGGAGCTGGATATGACACCATTCATGGCCTCGAGTAAAGAGAGCAGGATGAATGGACAGTTGCAGCTGCCAACCAATAGTGCAAACGATGAGAATAAGTATTCCTTGTTTGCTGTGGTTAATCACCAAGGAACCTTGGAGAGTGGCCACTACACCAGCTTCATCCGGCACCACAAGGACCAGTGGTTCAAGTGTGATGATGCCGTCATCACCAAGGCCAGTATCAAGGACGTTCTGGACAGTGAAGGGTATTTACTGTTCTATCACAAACAGGTCCTGGAACATGAgtcagaaaaagtgaaagaaatgagtACACAAGCCTACTGA